A single genomic interval of Bradyrhizobium sp. AZCC 1693 harbors:
- a CDS encoding tetratricopeptide repeat protein gives MSAQTYLGFMFETGRGVPQNYTEAAMWYRRAAEQGDGRAQYSLGLLYDRGHGVPRDVVEASKWLNLATAGAPRKAREARARIRDAVTTKMTRGEIAQARLRALEWAPTPER, from the coding sequence TTGTCGGCGCAGACATATTTGGGCTTCATGTTCGAGACCGGGCGCGGGGTTCCGCAGAATTATACGGAAGCCGCAATGTGGTATCGCCGCGCGGCGGAGCAGGGCGATGGCCGCGCGCAATATTCGCTTGGCCTGCTCTACGACCGCGGGCATGGCGTGCCGCGTGACGTCGTCGAGGCCAGCAAGTGGCTCAATCTCGCAACCGCTGGTGCGCCCCGCAAGGCGCGGGAAGCGCGCGCCCGCATCCGCGATGCCGTCACTACCAAGATGACGCGCGGCGAGATTGCGCAGGCCCGCCTGCGGGCGCTGGAATGGGCGCCGACGCCTGAACGCTAG